GAACGACACCAGGTAAAAACCGTCAGAACCAGGGCAGGTGCCGGcgtcacccccaccccagggtgaCGCCCCCTGCCTCCCGTCCACCACCGTCTGGCCTCCTTTGCCCTCACCCTGGGCATGCCCCACACTGGGCCTGTGGGGGCATCCACCACATGCACCACACTCCTTTGAGAAGGAAGAAGTCAGGGTGGGAGAGGGGGCACGTGGTGGGGCAAAGCACCAGGTGCCAGCGGAAAGGGCGAGCAGAGAATATTCCAGAAGGTAGAGAAGGGGAACGTGATGATGGAGCCAGAGCCAGCAACTGCGAGCGGGGCTGGCCCAGAAGCCCCACAGCCCGTGATAAGGGGTCCGCGGGGGAGAGGGCGCGCAGGGCCAGGAAGGGCACGGGTACCGGTCACTCGGGGGCCCTTCCTTAGACATGGGTACTGGTCACTCGGGGGGCCTTCCTTAACTTGGGTATAAAAAGTGGTCCCCATGCCTCTTCAGACTTTGAATTTCACACCAAATCAAACATTCAAACTCAGGGAGCTTCACCTTTGCTGGCGGAGAGATTGCGAAAGGAGCCGCAGAGGCAGGACACGCCCCCGCTGTGCATGTCCACGTGGAGCCTATAGCCGTGCAGTCCACGCTCGGGGCTGTCGTCTGAGACGGGTGTGTGAGGAGGTAGCTCGTAGGGGCTGAGGAgcgaaacacacacacacgtgaatcTGTCAGCCCCAGAGGCAAGAGGCTCCGACGGGAAAGACTCCCTAGAAAATGAAAACCCGTTCAAGCCACCAGCTGCCACCAGCCCTCTGTGGATTCCCGATAGGGTTCAATACCACTGGCTCAGAAGAAAGGGCATGTTCCTTTTCTCTACTTCTATACAAACAGGCAAAAATCGCGTGTTCCCTGGGCACCCCCGGACCACCACGACAGAACGTGGCTGGGACCCGCCCCGGACAGCAGCTCTGCTCCGGGTGGTCTCGGCATTCAGAGGGCTGAATGTGCGGCAGGAAGACACACCAGACAACAGACCAGCAGCTCGGGGACCGCCGGGAGGAGACCCAGAGCTACGACGAACAAGGCTTCATCCAGGAAGAAACACGTTAGCAGCTAACATTCCAAACGGAAAAGCACTCAGGAGCTTTCCAGGTCGGTATGTAGGTGCCTTGGCCCCGGGGGGTGAGAGGAGCGGAGAAATGGAAAGCACGGCCCACACACTGACCTGAGGTCCATTAACAGGCGTGCTGTcccgaccaagcacagcacatgcCTGGAGCTCAGACCCTAGGGGCCACGGTCTGCCTGCTGTCATGATCGAGCAAGCAGAGCAGTGCCAGGAGCATGCAGTGTCTCAGTGCGCTCGAACCTCGTTACTGCGAGGCGCTGCCCTGATCTACAGACCGCATCCCACAAGGCGCGCCAGCCTGAGCCCTAACGAGTGCAGTGGAGGCTACTTGCAGGTAACCCAGTTACTGTTGGCAACAGCTGCATAATTATGCCCGTCAGCTTGTGGCTACTGATTAAAAACACGGTATCTTTGAAGCTATTCTCGGAATGTTAGGACAGTTTCACCTCAGACTCCCTTATGCTGACTGTACAAAACTGCACACACCGCACAGCGATACGTACACAGCAGGCGACCCCAGCATGCTCCTCTCCACGAGgcagtggagatgcagatttgCCATAACGAAtgccagctcctcctccctctgCAAAGGCAATTAAAAGAAGACATGCGTCAgcagaaatattttcattgttcaCAGGGTCACTGTTTCTGATCTCAGCACATGCATCTCACAGAGAGATGTGGTTTCTTACCATCTAAGACCCTGCAGCACTAACTCACCATCACTGCCTGATAAGACTTACGACGTCACAGTGACGGCAGGACCACGAGGCACCCAAGACGCACAGCGCGTGGAACCAGAAGCATTAACACCCTAGCACTCATGAAACATCAGAGGGCCCTGTGACGTACGCTGACTGTGAGAATTTACGCTGTTAATTCCAGGTTGTTTCGAAGGCTTTTCAGAGATGAAGGGAACGCCGGCGAGACCTCCACCATGGGGTCAGCCAGAGTCCTGGCGTCTGTGCGGCCAGCCCAGGTGGACCGACTCACGAGCCCAGAGCAAGCCACATGCGGCCTGGTCCACAGTCGCCACATgcggagggagggtgggaggaagagcaGAGGCCACGGCAGGACGAGGGGAGAAGCGGTCTGGAGGCTGGCATGGGGGCCCAGGTGCCACCTGGTCATCGTGAACACGTGTGAACTGTTCTCACAACCAGCTTGTTCACAGGCCACAGCCACAGGGGCGAGCCGGCCTGGCCACGTGGGGAGGACACTGTCGCCCCTCACTGCCACGACCGCCCAGGGGACGAGGAGGAGCTGGCCGACTGGAAACTGCCCCGGGGAAAGCAAACGCCTGGGGGGCTGCTCCCCCACCATGAACAGAGACACCAGTGAGCCCCCCGGGTGAAACAGGCAGGAAGAAGTTTCCACAGAGGAAGGGCACGAAGGAGCGGCAGGCAGGAGCGTGGACTGCCTGGAGGAGACAGGACGTCCTGGGAAATCACAGGGTGACAGGAACCCAGCACACGGGCAGGAAGGGCTTGTGCCGTGGGCGTAGGCAGCAACGGGACCCCGGGTGGAAACATGGAGTCGTGAGGGGGCAGCAGGAACCGCACCCTCCGCCCCACACGCGACGGGAGCGATGGGGGTGTGGACGGGAGGCTGCGGGGCGGGTGCACGCCAGGCTCACCTTCCAGAGCCCCACCACCAGGCCGGGGGGCAGGCAGAAGACCCGCATCAGCCTGTCGCCGCCCACCGCGCTGGACTCGGTcagctggctcagctggtacttGGTGATCAAAGAGTGCCATCGGGGTCTTGGAACGTCATgcaaagaaagcagagaggaacatGAGCGCTGGCTGGCCCGTGCTGCCGACGCTCTTCAATGCATCTAGAAAGACTTCTAGGAACCTCTAGTAGGGAGAGACAACCTGCATAAATAAAAGGCAAACCAGGTAAACCAGAGTTCTCCCCGGCCCCTGCCCTCGCTGCAGTGAGCGGCAGCATCGCCCAGGGGCGAGGGGAGGGGCCGTCCTCACAAGCCTGGACACCACCGCCACCAGGAGCAGAGCCTCAAAGTACAGCCCTCAGTAACGCAAACGAAATCCCTTAAATGGCAAAAAAGGAGCAGTCCACTGGGCTACCTGAAAGCAGAGTCACCTCTTCAAGTTACTGTCAAGAATAACTCAGAAATAGTGGAAGTTGTTAAtgtcagaaaataaatttaaaccaaAATCACAAGGGTTTTCATGAACAAGATGCAGCGTGAACTCTGTTAGGATTGAGAGTCTGAGAGTAAGTAACTCCCACGTGCAGAACATAGCTCAGCGCTACTGCTCGTGATGCAGATCAACAGAAGGAAACCACGCTATCCGCTCACCGCAGCAGACGTAAGTGTCTCTCCTTCCCGGAGGCAATCCGGGAAACGGGGAGGGAGAGGAGCGCGCAGTGGCCAGTTGACACAGCTCAGCTGCCATCAGAGGGAGCTCTCGAAGGAGCGGGGGCCCCTCCAGCACCTTAGGCACATGCCTGCTGGTGACGGGTGTTCAGACGTTCGTTAGGCAGAGCATGTAAAAACCAGGGTGTCCCACTGTGCACTCTCTGAAAGCAGAGGGGCTGTAAGCATGGAAACCAGACCCCTCCATGGCTACCTGACCACCTGAGCCCCTCACCCAGCTTCTTGTGCTAAGAACACACGTTAGGTGAGTGTGGGTGTGAGGCAACGATCTAAAAATACACCAAGCGCGGGCCAAATACCCTGGGAGAAGCTGAACACCAGGCTGGGGGCCGAGTGTAGAGTTAGGAGAACCAGAGCTGAAGGCTTAGCTCCAACCCTGCACACCGTCTCAGTGTGACTACAGCTGTGTCCCGGGAGACCGCCCTGCCTTGGAGGCCGCCGGGCCGGAGAGGACGGGAGAGCCCCTCCCTAGAGCGCGTGGCACCGCGAGGAGCTCCGGGGCGGCAGCCACTGCGATGAAGTCGCCAACGTGCATGCAAGTGGCCGAGGCTGGGAAAACACCCCGAAAGGAGCCTGACGCCCCAGCCCTCAGACCATGACTCCAGACAGGTTTGATAAACACGACAGAGGCCATGCCGGTCCCCATTGGCCTTGGCCTTACAATTCACTCTGACGCAGAAACTAAGGCTCACGGTGACCCAACATTTCTCAGAAGTCCGGGAGGCAGAGCATCCCCTGAAGAACAGAGAACCCTGGTGACAGCATCACACGTCCGACCAGGAAGGCACGTGTTACAGGGATGTGCAACTCGAACTCACATAAATAAGGctttcattgtttaaaaacaaagtccTCATAGAGGAAACAACATAAAAATCACCACGTCTCTCCTTTGCCGTCACACAGACGCACACAAGGGTTTGTATTTCTGCATCATGGGCACACCTGCTCACAAACCTGCAATAAACGTGTCGATCAAAACAGATTCCTGAGAAGCACTTTCAGAGTTTGTTCACCACCGCTGATCAAATAAATGCTGGCTGAAGTTCACTGAGttttaatggaaataaattacattaaatgaATTTTCACAGTGAGTTCTACCTTTCTGCCACTGTGCAGTATCGGGTATTCCTGACTTGGGTGACAATTTCAGGAACATAGTATCTTTGAGTGAGTTTACAGTTCAACACCATCCATTTATGAACGTTCATGAGCGTTTTACTTTGATGCAAACTGTTCTGTCCTCATCCCTATAAACATAATCTCATGATGTGGCAATAAGGTACTGTTCAGCCACACTGGTACAGAGGCTGCAGACTCACTCTCTGAAAACGATTTCACGGTGCATAAAACCTAAACACTGCAGAAGAAAAATCTGGGGTCCACCATGATATCTGGTAGAATTTCAGAGAGTCATGCAAATAAAGATACCACTCCAAAAAAGTAGCTGTTCCCAAAATATCTTCAGTTAATATACCCAGGGGAAGTGACGCCAATGTTTTCCTTCACAGTAGTAAGAATATTTTCGGAATACAATGAAACCTGGACTCACGAGCACTAGGAATACGACACCCCTACGGTCACAGCATGAGAACCGGACCAGTGACCACGGGAACAGCCCTCAGAGAGCCAGTGCCAGAGGCAGGACCACAGACGAGCGGCTCGGCTGCAAACTGCAATATCGTCTCTTTGTCCAGGGACACCAGGAAAGAAGGCAGTTCTACTGAGCAGAAGGCAGATGCTGCAGTGAGATCTCAACACCTTCCGcggcagaggctgggagaggagcCCGTGGTGGGGCTGCGGCTCGAAGGGCGGCGAGAGCAGTGCACTGCGAGGTcagaggggctgggggcgggggagaaaGCGGCGCCAGAGAAGGCAGCCGCCACCTCTGCACTGCCACACACGTACAGCCAGGAGCTCGGGAAGCCACACGTGACAACATCCAGCTGAGAAAAGTCAGCATGACCGAGTTCTTGGGAAAACCAAAAGCCTAAGAATGAGTGTGAACCCAGGGCACAGCTACCTCACAacggaataataataatattattaatattattactaaaaataataataatattaatattatcacTCAATACGCACCAGCAATAAGACACATAAGACGCGATGTAGGTGCAGCAGTAAGACCCGATGTTCGCACTGGACGCTGAGATTCTGCGCTTTCGCAGCAGCCACGCACACTGAACGCTGCATCACAGCCAGCCGCACCCCGTGCCACGGATGCGCACGTGGAGGCTTGGAACAGCGAGCCGTGTGCACAAGGTGACACGACGAGCGCGTTCAACAGAAAAGCACATAAAACAGTGACCGTACGATCTAACGCGTACACCATGATTACTGTATCAtttactaaagaagaaaaatataatcgTTTTATATGTCTCTGTGTTAAAGTGCTGTTAAAACTAAAAAACTGAGTCAGCCACCTATCATCCAGGAAATTGTCACGAAAAAACCATTCCCTAAGCcaaagacagggcttccctgatggctcagtggaaaagaaccttcctgccaacgtaaaagatgtaggttcaatccctgggtcgggaagatccccgggagaaagaaaaggcaacccaccccagtattcttgcctggaacaccccacagacagaggagcctggggaactacagtccatgggatcgcagagtcggacacaactgagcaactaaacagcaacgaGCTTATGGATGCGATAAGCCCCTTCTTTTCCTATTCGACAGTAATCCAGAATGAAAGAGAAGGCCTGACGATGCAATCAGATCAAGATAGACCACTGACACTTTTTAATGACAAAAGGCAGGCCAAGTGTCGTTCCACGTGACACGGCCTCCCCCGGCAGCACGCACCTGATCCTGCTGGGGGTTCTGGACTGGCCCATGAACACCGGCGTCGCCCCACACAGGTCCAGGGTGGACAGCGTGGCCAGAGGCGGCCAGTCCTTGCCATACCAGACGACGGTGACTGAGGAGTCGTTGATGGAGAGGTCGGCGTGCTCCATGGTGTACTCTCGCCCATCGGCTCCTCTCAGGATGATCACCCAGCCCAGGCCAGACATTCTGAAGACAGAAGAGCGGGCGAGAAGGTCTGCCTCCTGTTATCTCTAAAGCACCTGGAACCCTAGAAGCCCAAGCTCCTAGCACACGCCTGACCCGAGTTTTCAGGCCGTAGCAGCTCTCTCTTGGGACCTGCCCCCTCACCTCACAAACACCCGTGGAACTgctgctctgtgccaggagccAGCGACACACAGGTGAAGACGGCCAAGGCTCTGCCCACTCAGCAGGGCCCTGAATCTCCCGCTTCATTAGAGCCGACTGCCAGGCCTCATAAAACCTTTGGACCATACGTATGGGGTGGAAAATACCATTCATTTCACAGGTACACAAAACCAGAAAACATCCAACAGTCCCTCCCCGTGTAAGCTGTGCGTGGGACCTGTATGCATGGTACTCGGGGCTCAGGCTGACGCGAGGCCTACCTAAGGGCCTCCTTGGTCTTCACCGGGAGGCCTGTGTGGGGGTGCAGAGGTTTGAGAACCTGCGCTAGAGCCGCCTTTACAGACGCTATCTGTTTTGTAAGATACTCTTTCTTCCAATATCCAGCTTCTTTATCCCCCGCTGACAGTAAGTTCATGGACAAGTCTGTCTTCTCTGCCGGATCAACTCTCCAATGAGATCTTCTAGGTGAAAAGGCAGTTGAGTAGATTCTGATCCAAATAAAactgggggaggagaggaaacaAACGCGTTAACGAAGAGACACTGCCATGCACCCGCGACAAATGTTAGAGAACAATCACACAACAGCTTTACGTGATTTAACAGCTAATCAAATAACTGTTACCTACTTATTTTCATGACCAAGTCAAGCTAAACGTTCACAGCTGTTCAAGTGTCGACATGAAGGTTAGCGCTTTAGATTCACCAGCCCCAGAGACACACACTAACGGGAAAAGCGTGCTTCCCAGGGTCGAGGGAGACGAGCAGCCTCGTGTTACCCCGGTGTCATCCCAAATAAGAGCTGCCCTCTCACACCAATAATCGAACAGGCCTAACATAGGAGAGAGCAAGAAGGGTGCACAGTGTGACTTCCTAGCTTATATCATGCGTGTCTTTGAAAAGATCAGAAAGCAGttttatgcatacacacatatgtacacacagagagagagaaacgcTGATGGTGACTgacatgtttctgattttttaacaATGAACGTGGACTGCTTGCACAAAGAGGAAAAACTGAAGACGGTTAATAACACCTAACAGCAGCTAACATTTCGGAGCACTAGCCCTGAGCACACTTCAGCACTTGGCAGGCACGCACTCACTTCGCCCTTCCAGCAAACCCAGGAGGTGGTGGCTATGACTGTCCCCACTGCACAGACGATGTGACTGAGGCCCAGCTGCAAGGTGCCCGGCCCGGGTCTGTGTTCACTGGTGACAGAACCACCACCGAATCCTCACAGCCTCAACCCCTGCCTGTCCCTGACTCTCAGCAGCACGGAGACATAGGCTCCAACAATCATATCCACACCCAGAGCGCCCACCAGCCGGGGCGCTGGAATTCCAACGCCACTCCGACCCAGAGGAGGCAAAGGGCCGGGCATCACAGGAGTGGAGCAGTGTTATCGGCTAAGCCAGGGATTCCCCTCACCAAAACTCTCCATCAGGAAGGAAAGGCACTCCGGAGGGAAACTAAGGCAGGAGTTAACAGAGGGTTTCCTGGAGTGAAGAGAGAaatttacataattattgactaaTTCCTGTCTCCTCATTTCTAATGAATGCAAAAAAGGATGATCTGCAGGAGGCCTGAGAGGCAAGACTTCTGGAGGGGAAGGTCTGGAGGGGTCAGCCTTTTCAGACAGCGTAGTAAGAGCGATCCTCCAACACTCTCGCTACAGGACTTCCCAGCAAACAAGCCAGCAGTCAGACCCCTACCCACTACCAACATCGCTTTCTAGAATGAGTTTTTCTAGTCATTTCGCCCCTCACAAAATCATTTCACTCCAAGGTTTCTGTCTTAAAGTATTCATGTTTCAGCTCAAAATTTTACAGGCTTTCGTACATGGACTAACAGATACAAAATAATGATCAGTTGAGAACATCCAGGTAATCTGAGCTCTTTCAGCAAAATCCCTTgagaagatgcttgcttctgaAAACTCCCTTTGCATAAATGCCTGTTCGTGCTTTCTTCTGATTTACTCAGGTTactccacttcagtgttcttctaCTTCAACAAGATCTCCACTGAACCCCAAACTTCCCACCCCCGCACCACAGGAACTGCGGCTCGTTCTATTTTCCACAAGCTCCAGCGCTCACAAACTACAGAACACAGGCCCGGGGAGGGGCGTGAGGGGCCGGGCAGTGACGTCACACCCTTGGCTGGTCACAGGTACCACTCTACACTTTCACacacattatctcacttaattcaCCATCGGTGGAGCCTCAAGAGAATAAAAAACATCCTAcacaattaaaatattcaatattatgcATATTGTTCCActtcattatttataaaacacaaagGTCAAGCTTAAGAGGCTTTTAGACAGTCCGTAAACCCAAAAACATTCATTTCTTGATCACAAAATGCCCAACCTGGTTAAAAAGCTAGAGCAGACTGAAGGGCAAGAGCTATCTGACTATGAGCCATGCATAGAAGAATTCCATCAGGTTGGTCAAGAATGGGGCCAATTTAACATTCTGATAAACAGTGTTTCCCAGAGGACTGGAGAGAACCAGGTTCAGCCcgatccaggcttccctgtgacCCCCCACCACACTGCAGAGCCCCGGGGCTCATGCCGAGGGCTGCCCCATGCAGGTGGGGGGGACAGCGCCCCGCACAACAGGGGCAAAGGGAGACCCCACCCTCGTGACGCATCTCCCCGTAGGTCAACAGTGTGACTTGCCACGGGACGGCTCCTGTCTTCTCTTCAAGCAAGGCTCAGAAAGTACCACCAACTTCTCAGGAACATTCATGGTTTACCTATTCACTTGTTAACATGAAGTTGTTTCATGAAGTCTGGCTGTGAAATCAGACTGTAACTCTTAAGAATATAATTCAACTTATCCCACTAAGACTCTCCTCCATAAAGAGATCAAACACGAGGGTTAACTTCAGAGGAAGCTCAGATTTTTACAGCACAACCACTTCCAAGAAAGTGGGATGGACAGATAACCGACAACAGAAGTGCAAAGAATCTAACCACAGCTGAGGCTCCCAGGCTGCTGAGAGCCCAGGGCCTGCACCCCGTGGGCCTTGGACCGAGGGGACAGAGCCTAAGAAACTTACGGCTTagtacttagcagcagcagcactttatcTGAATAGTCTCAGTTCTGTCCTTGAATTAAGTAAGAACTCCCAAGAAGCTACAACTCTGGTCATTTAGTCAACCCCTTCCTTGAAAAATGCCTCACTGCTCTTTGCTTCAGTGAATGTCTTCATCTCTGAGGGTCACTAAGGGAGAGACACACAAAACTTGCTTTCCATTCATTCTCGAGCTACCTCAGGAACTGACACTATGCATATATACTGACACAGACACGTATTTTCTCATACAGGAAATATGTTTTTTAAGTTAACAGATAAAAAAACCACCCTGACCAACCAGAGAATGACATATGTCCCCTTCTTATTATGAGAACGTGGCTGGAAAGATTTTTAACACAGATTCTAGAACACAGAATTTAAATCTGCAGAAATGTATACCAGGGGTCCGATACTTTTTTCACCTTCCCCGCTGGCTCTGATGCAGCTGTTGTGGGCCCCGCACTGAGGAGCGCTGTGCAGCTGTGTCTACATACCACAGCCCTCCCCCGTCCCTCTCCACCCCCTCACCGAGTAAACCACTCCTGAAATCCACATTCCCCTCCGTCATGCTCTCTGCCCTGACTGACATGGGGTTTCTGTGTGGGACCAACACCCGTCTGACCTTCTGATGTTGAAGACAGAGGGACGTCACAGCCAAGACCCCACAACGCTTGCCAGAAGCTGGGCGGAGCCCACTTCTCACCCTGGAGACAACGTTCTGAGCCGCCTACAGAGATCACAGCGACAGCACAGAAGAAGGGGTTTCACCCCTCTTCCCATGGACCCCCTACCAGCCCAGGGGCTCTGCGGGCCTCTTCCCCGGGGCAGAGGCTCCCTGGGCACGCTctgtcctccctgccctcccctcacGCCCCTGCACCAAGCACGTCCCACGGCAGGCGGGTTTCGGGGAGCCCCTCCCTTGTCTTCCTGCGGGGTCTGCTCCACAAGGCCCAGCAGGGCGGGTTAGGGCAGGTCCCACGGCGGTGCTGCAGGCTGTGGGGAAGCCTGCCCAACTCTGGGGGAGAGCGAGTCCTCCCAGACAACAGACCTGACGCCACTTTCTCCAACAGCTTCATCGAGAACAAGCAGGACCTTTTCCAGTTCACGCAAAGAGTATCCCTTTCCTAAAATGCGGAAGGGCAAACCTTTGAAAACTTCACCCAGGAGACATACGTCTGAAACCACTCTCGAAATCCTTCTACATTCTCAAAAATGGCTCAGAAGCTC
This sequence is a window from Bubalus bubalis isolate 160015118507 breed Murrah chromosome 22, NDDB_SH_1, whole genome shotgun sequence. Protein-coding genes within it:
- the FBXO15 gene encoding F-box only protein 15 isoform X4, with product MLPAGPTALSLRARQDKVCRRPSAGCSASLDSLPSEVLLKILSYLDAAALLCAGCVNRRFYHLANDNFIWIRIYSTAFSPRRSHWRVDPAEKTDLSMNLLSAGDKEAGYWKKEYLTKQIASVKAALAQVLKPLHPHTGLPVKTKEALRMSGLGWVIILRGADGREYTMEHADLSINDSSVTVVWYGKDWPPLATLSTLDLCGATPVFMGQSRTPSRIRPRWHSLITKYQLSQLTESSAVGGDRLMRVFCLPPGLVVGLWKREEELAFVMANLHLHCLVERSMLGSPAVPYELPPHTPVSDDSPERGLHGYRLHVDMHSGGVSCLCGSFRNLSASKGYLENEYMKLTVISFKNNTEHLPLIGKVGLSWKTNSFDGCIKSCSIMDVTLLEEYGKPFWCFSSPVCVRCCPGPSDGPNFLGEAYYVDYSDSEGRLHMELVWVEETEEYFIVSLALYLRLAKVNQWFGTQY
- the FBXO15 gene encoding F-box only protein 15 isoform X2 translates to MAIGRGRLLQLQWQCLLARPPPLGCFGSALGSPGAAAGRAGFRTRPGAMLPAGPTALSLRARQDKVCRRPSAGCSASLDSLPSEVLLKILSYLDAAALLCAGCVNRRFYHLANDNFIWIRIYSTAFSPRRSHWRVDPAEKTDLSMNLLSAGDKEAGYWKKEYLTKQIASVKAALAQVLKPLHPHTGLPVKTKEALRMSGLGWVIILRGADGREYTMEHADLSINDSSVTVVWYGKDWPPLATLSTLDLCGATPVFMGQSRTPSRIRPRWHSLITKYQLSQLTESSAVGGDRLMRVFCLPPGLVVGLWKREEELAFVMANLHLHCLVERSMLGSPAVPYELPPHTPVSDDSPERGLHGYRLHVDMHSGGVSCLCGSFRNLSASKGYLENEYMKLTVISFKNNTEHLPLIGKVGLSWKTNSFDGCIKSCSIMDVTLLEEYGKPFWCFSSPVCVRCCPGPSDGPNFLGEAYYVDYSDSEGRLHMELVWVEETEEYFIVSLALYLRLAKVNQWFGTQY
- the FBXO15 gene encoding F-box only protein 15 isoform X1, with translation MAMPFGAAPAAWLLWLSFGEPRGCCGARRVQVWKDGERKCLKLGSVGTRPGAMLPAGPTALSLRARQDKVCRRPSAGCSASLDSLPSEVLLKILSYLDAAALLCAGCVNRRFYHLANDNFIWIRIYSTAFSPRRSHWRVDPAEKTDLSMNLLSAGDKEAGYWKKEYLTKQIASVKAALAQVLKPLHPHTGLPVKTKEALRMSGLGWVIILRGADGREYTMEHADLSINDSSVTVVWYGKDWPPLATLSTLDLCGATPVFMGQSRTPSRIRPRWHSLITKYQLSQLTESSAVGGDRLMRVFCLPPGLVVGLWKREEELAFVMANLHLHCLVERSMLGSPAVPYELPPHTPVSDDSPERGLHGYRLHVDMHSGGVSCLCGSFRNLSASKGYLENEYMKLTVISFKNNTEHLPLIGKVGLSWKTNSFDGCIKSCSIMDVTLLEEYGKPFWCFSSPVCVRCCPGPSDGPNFLGEAYYVDYSDSEGRLHMELVWVEETEEYFIVSLALYLRLAKVNQWFGTQY
- the FBXO15 gene encoding F-box only protein 15 isoform X3 is translated as MTLEKSILLIKTYQFSLLHPVHERRTQPLTRTRPGAMLPAGPTALSLRARQDKVCRRPSAGCSASLDSLPSEVLLKILSYLDAAALLCAGCVNRRFYHLANDNFIWIRIYSTAFSPRRSHWRVDPAEKTDLSMNLLSAGDKEAGYWKKEYLTKQIASVKAALAQVLKPLHPHTGLPVKTKEALRMSGLGWVIILRGADGREYTMEHADLSINDSSVTVVWYGKDWPPLATLSTLDLCGATPVFMGQSRTPSRIRPRWHSLITKYQLSQLTESSAVGGDRLMRVFCLPPGLVVGLWKREEELAFVMANLHLHCLVERSMLGSPAVPYELPPHTPVSDDSPERGLHGYRLHVDMHSGGVSCLCGSFRNLSASKGYLENEYMKLTVISFKNNTEHLPLIGKVGLSWKTNSFDGCIKSCSIMDVTLLEEYGKPFWCFSSPVCVRCCPGPSDGPNFLGEAYYVDYSDSEGRLHMELVWVEETEEYFIVSLALYLRLAKVNQWFGTQY
- the FBXO15 gene encoding F-box only protein 15 isoform X6; protein product: MAMPFGAAPAAWLLWLSFGEPRGCCGARRVQVWKDGERKCLKLGSVGTRPGAMLPAGPTALSLRARQDKVCRRPSAGCSASLDSLPSEVLLKILSYLDAAALLCAGCVNRRFYHLANDNFIWIRIYSTAFSPRRSHWRVDPAEKTDLSMNLLSAGDKEAGYWKKEYLTKQIASVKAALAQVLKPLHPHTGLPVKTKEALRMSGLGWVIILRGADGREYTMEHADLSINDSSVTVVWYGKDWPPLATLSTLDLCGATPVFMGQSRTPSRIRPRWHSLITKYQLSQLTESSAVGGDRLMRVFCLPPGLVVGLWKREEELAFVMANLHLHCLVERSMLGSPAVPYELPPHTPVSDDSPERGLHGYRLHVDMHSGGVSCLCGSFRNLSASKELLYNGRNSSGGVREALLVLQFPGVRAMLPRALRRP